Proteins from a genomic interval of Pseudomonas anuradhapurensis:
- the pepP gene encoding Xaa-Pro aminopeptidase: MSHIPKAEYARRRKALMAQMVPNSIAILPAAAVAIRNRDVEHVYRQDSDFQYLSGFPEPEAVIALIPGREHGEYVLFCRERNPERELWDGLRAGQEGAVRDFGADDAFPITDIDEILPGLIEGRERVYSAMGSNPEFDRRLMDWINVIRSKARLGAQPPNEFVALDHLLHDMRLYKSAAEVKVMRAAADISARAHVRAMQACRAGLHEYSLEAELDYEFRKGGAKMPAYGSIVAAGRNACILHYQQNDAPLKDGDLVLIDAGCEIDCYASDITRTFPVSGRFSPEQKAIYELVLKAQAAAFAEIAPGKHWNHAHEATVRVITEGLVQLGLLQGEVQALIDSEAYRAFYMHRAGHWLGMDVHDVGEYKVGGEWRVLEPGMALTVEPGIYIGADNQAVAKKWRGIGVRIEDDVVVTRQGCEILTSGVPRTVAQIEALMQAARKDVA; encoded by the coding sequence ATGAGCCACATTCCCAAAGCCGAATATGCCCGTCGGCGCAAGGCGCTGATGGCGCAGATGGTCCCCAACAGCATCGCCATCCTGCCCGCCGCTGCGGTTGCCATTCGTAACCGCGACGTCGAGCATGTGTACCGCCAGGACAGCGACTTCCAGTACCTCAGCGGCTTCCCCGAGCCGGAGGCGGTGATCGCGCTGATCCCGGGGCGCGAGCATGGCGAATACGTGCTGTTCTGCCGTGAACGCAACCCCGAGCGCGAGCTGTGGGACGGCCTGCGTGCCGGCCAGGAGGGCGCGGTGCGCGACTTTGGCGCCGACGATGCCTTCCCCATCACCGACATCGACGAGATCCTGCCGGGCCTGATCGAAGGCCGCGAGCGGGTCTACAGCGCCATGGGCAGCAACCCCGAATTCGACCGCCGGCTGATGGACTGGATCAACGTGATCCGCTCCAAGGCACGCCTGGGCGCCCAGCCGCCGAACGAGTTCGTTGCGCTGGATCATCTGCTGCACGACATGCGCCTGTATAAATCAGCGGCGGAAGTGAAAGTGATGCGTGCTGCCGCAGACATCTCGGCACGGGCCCACGTGCGGGCCATGCAGGCCTGCCGGGCCGGGCTGCATGAATACAGCCTGGAAGCCGAGCTGGACTACGAGTTCCGCAAGGGCGGGGCGAAGATGCCGGCCTACGGCTCGATCGTCGCGGCCGGGCGCAATGCCTGCATCCTGCACTACCAGCAGAACGACGCGCCGCTCAAGGATGGCGACCTGGTGCTGATCGATGCCGGCTGCGAGATCGACTGCTACGCCAGCGACATCACCCGTACCTTCCCGGTCAGCGGGCGTTTTTCGCCCGAGCAGAAGGCCATCTACGAGCTGGTGCTCAAGGCCCAGGCGGCGGCGTTTGCCGAAATCGCCCCGGGCAAGCACTGGAACCACGCCCACGAGGCGACCGTGCGGGTGATCACCGAGGGCCTGGTGCAATTGGGCCTGCTCCAAGGCGAAGTGCAGGCCTTGATCGACAGTGAGGCCTACCGCGCCTTCTACATGCACCGCGCCGGGCACTGGCTGGGCATGGATGTGCATGACGTGGGCGAGTACAAGGTTGGCGGCGAATGGCGGGTGCTTGAACCCGGCATGGCGCTGACCGTCGAGCCGGGCATCTATATCGGCGCCGACAATCAGGCCGTGGCGAAGAAGTGGCGCGGCATCGGTGTAAGAATCGAGGATGACGTGGTGGTGACCAGGCAAGGCTGTGAAATCCTGACTTCGGGCGTGCCGCGCACGGTCGCCCAGATCGAGGCGCTGATGCAGGCAGCGCGCAAGGACGTCGCATGA
- a CDS encoding YecA family protein, translating to MPNTQSPYIAFAMLLSSNGHPVTPAELHGLLIGRSCAGAGFDAEGWLADAAQLLETEPGDTVRNALVGLQEMVKGELTSDDMAIVLLLPSDDAALSDRATALGQWCQGFITGFGLNAGGKELSDEAKEVLQDLVAISQVQEALEESEDGESDYMEVMEYLRVAPLLLFSELAKPAAPAPKPSLH from the coding sequence ATGCCCAATACCCAATCGCCCTACATCGCCTTCGCCATGCTGCTGTCCAGCAATGGCCATCCTGTCACCCCGGCCGAACTGCACGGCCTGCTGATCGGCCGCAGTTGCGCCGGTGCCGGCTTCGACGCCGAAGGCTGGCTGGCCGATGCCGCCCAGCTGCTGGAAACCGAACCTGGCGACACTGTGCGCAACGCCCTGGTTGGCCTGCAGGAAATGGTCAAGGGCGAGCTGACCAGCGACGACATGGCGATCGTCCTGCTGCTGCCTTCCGACGACGCCGCCCTGAGCGACCGTGCCACCGCACTCGGCCAGTGGTGCCAGGGCTTCATTACCGGTTTCGGTCTGAATGCCGGTGGCAAGGAGCTGTCCGACGAGGCCAAGGAAGTGCTGCAGGACCTGGTGGCCATTTCCCAGGTCCAGGAAGCCCTCGAAGAGTCCGAGGACGGCGAGAGCGACTACATGGAGGTCATGGAGTACCTGCGTGTGGCACCACTGCTGCTGTTCTCCGAGCTGGCCAAGCCGGCCGCCCCCGCGCCCAAGCCATCGCTGCACTGA
- a CDS encoding TIGR02449 family protein, producing MSRFELLIQRVEQLKRQNALLVAQEKSWREERAHLIEKNEIARRKVESMILRLKALEQDS from the coding sequence ATGAGCCGATTCGAGTTGCTGATCCAACGCGTCGAGCAACTAAAACGGCAAAATGCACTCCTAGTAGCTCAGGAAAAATCCTGGCGCGAAGAGCGCGCCCACCTCATCGAAAAGAACGAGATCGCCAGGCGCAAGGTCGAGTCGATGATTTTACGCCTCAAGGCTCTGGAGCAAGACTCATGA
- a CDS encoding cell division protein ZapA: MSSSNSVTVQILDKEYSIICPPEERNNLVSAARYLDGKMREIRSSGKVIGADRIAVMAALNITHEMLHRQEDRNDAPAGGTTREQVRDLLERVDQALSDDADTKIG, translated from the coding sequence ATGAGTTCAAGCAATAGCGTCACCGTGCAGATCCTCGACAAGGAATATTCGATCATCTGCCCGCCGGAAGAGCGCAACAACCTGGTCAGCGCGGCGCGCTACCTGGACGGCAAGATGCGCGAGATCCGCAGCAGCGGCAAGGTGATCGGCGCCGACCGCATCGCGGTCATGGCCGCGTTGAACATCACCCACGAAATGCTGCACCGCCAGGAAGACCGCAATGATGCGCCGGCCGGCGGTACCACCCGCGAACAGGTGCGCGACCTGCTGGAGCGGGTCGATCAGGCGCTGTCCGACGATGCGGATACCAAAATCGGCTGA
- a CDS encoding 5-formyltetrahydrofolate cyclo-ligase, with protein sequence MTDTAPLTRPQLRRLLRNARRALTPAQQRQAAVGLYRQLAQHPLFRRARHIALYLPNDGEIDPALLLREAQRRGKRVYLPVLHAWPRTRMVFQRFEQGEKLKPNRFRIPEPVTERKRQRPIWSLDLILLPLVGFDEVGGRLGMGGGFYDRSLAYQARRQTWKKPLLLGLAHECQKVERLAQASWDVPLQGTVSDRGWYLAPR encoded by the coding sequence ATGACCGACACCGCGCCGCTCACCCGCCCCCAGCTTCGCCGCCTGCTGCGCAATGCCCGCCGCGCCCTCACCCCGGCCCAGCAACGCCAGGCCGCTGTCGGCCTGTACCGCCAGCTGGCGCAACACCCGCTATTCCGCCGGGCCCGGCACATTGCCCTGTACCTGCCCAATGACGGCGAGATCGACCCTGCCCTGCTGCTGCGCGAGGCCCAGCGCCGTGGCAAGCGTGTCTACCTGCCGGTACTCCATGCCTGGCCACGCACACGAATGGTGTTCCAGCGCTTCGAACAGGGCGAAAAGCTCAAGCCCAACCGCTTTCGCATTCCCGAGCCAGTCACCGAGCGCAAGCGCCAGCGCCCGATCTGGTCGCTGGACCTGATCCTGCTACCGCTGGTCGGTTTCGACGAAGTGGGCGGGCGCCTGGGAATGGGCGGCGGCTTCTATGATCGCAGCCTGGCCTACCAGGCGCGTCGCCAGACCTGGAAAAAGCCATTGCTGTTAGGGCTGGCGCATGAATGCCAGAAGGTCGAGCGGCTGGCGCAGGCCAGCTGGGATGTACCGCTGCAGGGCACGGTCTCGGACCGCGGCTGGTACCTGGCGCCACGTTGA